The Magnetofaba australis IT-1 genome segment ATGACAAACAAGCCGTTTATAATGTGTAGATAATAAGCGGAGGTTTGTATGGAACGGAAGAAGCGGAGATTTACGGCTGAGCAGAAGGTAGGCTATGTGCGCCGTCACCTGGTCGAGAAGGTGGTTCTCTCGGATCTGTGCGACGAGGCGGGCATTCAGCCCAGCCAGTACTATCGCTGGCAAAGGGCTTTGTTTGAGAACGGCGAAGCGGCCTTGTCTGACAAACGCGGCCAAAAGGCTTGTGACCGACAGATTGCCGAACTAGAAGCGAAGTTGGCAACCAAAAATGAAGTTATGTCTGAGCTTCTTGAGGCGCATGTTGCGCTAAAAAAAAGTCTTGGGGTGAGCTGAACGGCTGCTGGGTGGAGCCGGACATACGGGATTCGGTGGTGAATTTCGTGGCGTTTTGGTCAGACAAGAGCGAAATCGACACGAGCCGAATTATCAACTGGATAGGCGTGCAAAGGGGCAAGTTCTATTCATGGCGCAAGCGCTATGGAATGGTTAATGACCACAATGGCCGTATTCCCCGAGATTTTTGGCTGGACGATTGGGAAAGGGAAGCGATTGTCGCCTTTTTCCATGAACATCCGTCAGAGGGCTATCGGCGCCTGACCTACATGATGCTGGATGCAGGCGTGGTGGCGGTCAGCCCCTCTTCAGTGCTGCGTGTGCTCAGAACTGCCGGGCTGATGCGTCGTTGGAGCCCATCGCCCTCGCAGAAGGGCACAGGGTTCAAACAGCCTTCGGAGCCGCATAAACACTGGCATGTGGACATCTCCTATCTGAATATCCAGGGGACGTTCTACTATCTGTGCAGTGTCCTGGATGGATGTAGCAGGTTTATCCTCCACTGGGAGATTCGTGAGTCGATGAAGGAAGATGAGGTTGAAGTGGTCCTGCTCCGAGCTCAGGAGGCCTATCCGGAAGCTAAGCCGCGGCTGATCTCAGACAATGGGCCGCAGTTCGTTGCCAACGATTTTAAGGCGTTCATCCGGGAATCCGGCATGACGCATGTGAGGACTTCGCCT includes the following:
- a CDS encoding transposase, with translation MERKKRRFTAEQKVGYVRRHLVEKVVLSDLCDEAGIQPSQYYRWQRALFENGEAALSDKRGQKACDRQIAELEAKLATKNEVMSELLEAHVALKKSLGVS
- a CDS encoding IS3 family transposase is translated as MEPDIRDSVVNFVAFWSDKSEIDTSRIINWIGVQRGKFYSWRKRYGMVNDHNGRIPRDFWLDDWEREAIVAFFHEHPSEGYRRLTYMMLDAGVVAVSPSSVLRVLRTAGLMRRWSPSPSQKGTGFKQPSEPHKHWHVDISYLNIQGTFYYLCSVLDGCSRFILHWEIRESMKEDEVEVVLLRAQEAYPEAKPRLISDNGPQFVANDFKAFIRESGMTHVRTSPYYPQSNGKLERFHGSLKRECIRPQTPLSLEDAQRVVGKYVEHYNTRRLHSAIDYVTPQDRLEGRHVQILAERDEKLEAARERRRTTHQKQSFQPSQKMAEKANS